One part of the Athene noctua chromosome Z, bAthNoc1.hap1.1, whole genome shotgun sequence genome encodes these proteins:
- the PHF24 gene encoding PHD finger protein 24, translating to MGVLMSRRQTVEKVQKVSLAVSAFKDGLREQPSTRRRAEAGGTRRGTLEQTVQEGEEEASAGPSQPEESSASKAAWERLRDGRGVEPEEFDRANRFTPPAFIRPKRELHDDEPPDISLEQREQILNDEMCEICEVWTAESLFPCRICSRVYHDGCLRRMGYLQNDSSVEVTETAHTETGWSCYYCDNLNLLLTEEEMYSLMETLRHCKIIPETCLTLDDFLHYKHLVHKQQFERPMAEAQEERAALQFSALDPDKKGHIEWHDFLSHESIQLLQKLRPQNALLRLLTAKERERARVAFLALDQDSDGFIGEGECRRARHTWFRKHQKETPSCNVSISHVGPMSESSPASSGSSKSQEKTLPATEQEEARPIDWPGFLRENVAYILAARPNSAALHLQPPA from the exons ATGGGGGTGTTGATGTCTAGGAGGCAGACGGTGGAGAAGGTGCAGAAGGTCAGCTTGGCCGTGTCAGCCTTTAAGGACGGGCTGCGGGAGCAGCCATCAACTCGGCGGCGGGCAGAGGCGGGGGGCACACGCCGGGGGACGCTGGAGCAGACggtgcaggagggagaggaggaggcgtCAGCAGGACCTTCCCAGCCGGAGGAGAGCAGCGCCAGCAAGGCGGCCTGGGAACGGCTGCGGGATGGCCGGGGCGTAGAGCCGGAGGAGTTTGATCGAGCCAACAGGTTCACACCACCCGCCTTCATCCGGCCCAAGCGAGAGCTGCATGATGATGAGCCCCCAGACATCAGCCTGGAGCAGCGGGAGCAG ATCCTCAACGATGAGATGTGCGAGATCTGCGAGGTGTGGACAGCCGAGAGCCTCTTCCCCTGCCGCATCTGCAGCCGGGTGTACCACGATGGCTGCCTGCGTCGCATGGGCTACCTCCAGAACGACAGCTCCGTGGAGGTGACGGAGACGGCGCACACCGAGACAGGCTGGAGCTGCTACTACTGC gacaACCTCAATCTCCTGCTGACTGAGGAAGAGATGTACAGCCTGATGGAGACCCTGCGGCACTGCAAGATCATTCCAG AGACCTGCCTGACCCTGGACGACTTCCTGCACTACAAGCACCTGGTGCACAAGCAGCAGTTCGAACGGCCCATGGCTGAGGCACAGGAGGAGCGGGCAGCCCTGCAGTTTTCCGCCCTGGACCCCGACAAGAAGGGGCACATTGAGTGGCACGACTTCCTCTCCCATGAGTCAATCCAGCTGCTGCAGAAACTACGGCCACAG AATGCCCTGCTGCGTCTGCTGACAGCCAAGGAGCGGGAGCGGGCACGGGTGGCCTTCCTGGCCCTGGACCAGGACAGTGATGGCTTCATTGGGGAGGGCGAGTGCCGCCGAGCCCGGCACACCTGGTTCCGCAAGCACCAAAAGGAGACACCGTCCTGCAACGTCAG CATCAGCCATGTAGGGCCCATGTCGGAGAGCAGCCCCgccagcagtggcagcagcaagaGCCAGGAGAAGACCCTGCCAGCCACGGAGCAGGAGGAGGCCAG GCCCATCGACTGGCCCGGCTTCCTGCGGGAGAACGTCGCCTACATCCTGGCTGCCCGCCCCAACAGTGCCGccctccacctgcagcccccgGCCTAA
- the DNAJB5 gene encoding dnaJ homolog subfamily B member 5 isoform X2, producing the protein MPAILLFWSRAERNKYSAPGSVAVMVKDYYKILGIQTGANEDEIKKAYRKMALKYHPDKNKDPNAEEKFKEIAEAYDVLNDPKKRAIYDQYGEEGLKTGGGSSGGSGNTSHYTFHGDPHATFASFFGGSNPFDVFFASSRSRIFNGFDQEDMDLDDDDDPFSAFGRFGFNGINGVHRRHQESLHMRRRVQDPPIIHELKVSLEEIYHGSTKRMKITRRRLSADGRTTRTEDKILNIVIKRGWKEGTKITFPKEGDATPDNIPADIVFILRDKPHPHFKRDGTNVVYTANISLKEALCGCTVNIPTIDGRVIPLPCNDIIKPGTVKRLRGEGLPFPKAPSQRGDLIVEFKIRFPDRIAPQTRQILKQHLPCS; encoded by the exons ATGCCGGCCATCCTGCTCTTCTGGAGCCGCGCCGAGAG GAATAAGTACTCGGCTCCCGGCAGCGTCGCCGTCATGGTGAAGGACTATTATAAGATTCTGGGCATCCAGACCGGCGCCAACGAAGATGAAATCAAGAAAGCCTATCGGAAAATGGCCCTGAAGTATCACCCCGATAAGAATAAAGACCCCAATGCTGAAGAGAAATTCAAGGAGATCGCGGAGGCTTACGATGTCCTGAATGACCCCAAGAAACGAGCCATTTATGACCAGTACGGGGAGGAAG gTCTCAAAACTGGAGGTGGCTCTTCGGGTGGCTCAGGGAACACTTCCCACTACACCTTCCATGGAGACCCTCATGCCACCTTCGCGTCCTTCTTTGGAGGCTCCAACCCTTTCGATGTCTTCTTCGCTAGCAGCCGCTCCCGGATATTCAATGGCTTTGACCAGGAAGACATGGAtcttgatgatgatgatgacccTTTCAGTGCCTTCGGCCGGTTTGGCTTCAATGGCATTAACGGGGTTCACCGTCGGCACCAAGAGTCCCTGCACATGCGGAGGAGGGTCCAAGACCCACCCATCATCCATGAGCTCAAGGTGTCCCTGGAAGAGATCTACCACGGCTCCACCAAGAGGATGAAGATCACACGCAGGAGACTCAGTGCTGATGGCCGGACCACGCGGACTGAGGACAAGATCCTAAACATTGTCATCAAACGGGGTTGGAAGGAGGGAACCAAAATCACATTCCCCAAAGAAGGGGACGCGACCCCAGACAACATCCCTGCCGACATCGTCTTCATCCTCAGGGACAAGCCTCATCCACACTTCAAGAGGGATGGGACGAATGTGGTCTACACGGCAAACATCAGTCTTAAAGAG GCCTTATGTGGCTGCACCGTGAACATTCCCACCATTGACGGGCGCGTGATCCCACTGCCCTGCAACGACATCATCAAGCCGGGGACAGTGAAGAGACTGCGTGGTGAGGGGCTGCCCTTCCCCAAGGCCCCCAGCCAGCGAGGAGACTTGATCGTGGAGTTCAAAATCCGCTTCCCAGACAGAATAGCTCCCCAGACGAGACAGATCCTCAAGCAGCACCTCCCGTGCTCCTAG
- the DNAJB5 gene encoding dnaJ homolog subfamily B member 5 isoform X1, which produces MFKIKLEPLKMTAWTLNVFVKFRNKYSAPGSVAVMVKDYYKILGIQTGANEDEIKKAYRKMALKYHPDKNKDPNAEEKFKEIAEAYDVLNDPKKRAIYDQYGEEGLKTGGGSSGGSGNTSHYTFHGDPHATFASFFGGSNPFDVFFASSRSRIFNGFDQEDMDLDDDDDPFSAFGRFGFNGINGVHRRHQESLHMRRRVQDPPIIHELKVSLEEIYHGSTKRMKITRRRLSADGRTTRTEDKILNIVIKRGWKEGTKITFPKEGDATPDNIPADIVFILRDKPHPHFKRDGTNVVYTANISLKEALCGCTVNIPTIDGRVIPLPCNDIIKPGTVKRLRGEGLPFPKAPSQRGDLIVEFKIRFPDRIAPQTRQILKQHLPCS; this is translated from the exons atgtttaaaataaaactagagCCTTTAAAAATGACGGCTTGGACTCTGAATGTGTTCGTAAAGTTTCG GAATAAGTACTCGGCTCCCGGCAGCGTCGCCGTCATGGTGAAGGACTATTATAAGATTCTGGGCATCCAGACCGGCGCCAACGAAGATGAAATCAAGAAAGCCTATCGGAAAATGGCCCTGAAGTATCACCCCGATAAGAATAAAGACCCCAATGCTGAAGAGAAATTCAAGGAGATCGCGGAGGCTTACGATGTCCTGAATGACCCCAAGAAACGAGCCATTTATGACCAGTACGGGGAGGAAG gTCTCAAAACTGGAGGTGGCTCTTCGGGTGGCTCAGGGAACACTTCCCACTACACCTTCCATGGAGACCCTCATGCCACCTTCGCGTCCTTCTTTGGAGGCTCCAACCCTTTCGATGTCTTCTTCGCTAGCAGCCGCTCCCGGATATTCAATGGCTTTGACCAGGAAGACATGGAtcttgatgatgatgatgacccTTTCAGTGCCTTCGGCCGGTTTGGCTTCAATGGCATTAACGGGGTTCACCGTCGGCACCAAGAGTCCCTGCACATGCGGAGGAGGGTCCAAGACCCACCCATCATCCATGAGCTCAAGGTGTCCCTGGAAGAGATCTACCACGGCTCCACCAAGAGGATGAAGATCACACGCAGGAGACTCAGTGCTGATGGCCGGACCACGCGGACTGAGGACAAGATCCTAAACATTGTCATCAAACGGGGTTGGAAGGAGGGAACCAAAATCACATTCCCCAAAGAAGGGGACGCGACCCCAGACAACATCCCTGCCGACATCGTCTTCATCCTCAGGGACAAGCCTCATCCACACTTCAAGAGGGATGGGACGAATGTGGTCTACACGGCAAACATCAGTCTTAAAGAG GCCTTATGTGGCTGCACCGTGAACATTCCCACCATTGACGGGCGCGTGATCCCACTGCCCTGCAACGACATCATCAAGCCGGGGACAGTGAAGAGACTGCGTGGTGAGGGGCTGCCCTTCCCCAAGGCCCCCAGCCAGCGAGGAGACTTGATCGTGGAGTTCAAAATCCGCTTCCCAGACAGAATAGCTCCCCAGACGAGACAGATCCTCAAGCAGCACCTCCCGTGCTCCTAG
- the DNAJB5 gene encoding dnaJ homolog subfamily B member 5 isoform X3: MVKDYYKILGIQTGANEDEIKKAYRKMALKYHPDKNKDPNAEEKFKEIAEAYDVLNDPKKRAIYDQYGEEGLKTGGGSSGGSGNTSHYTFHGDPHATFASFFGGSNPFDVFFASSRSRIFNGFDQEDMDLDDDDDPFSAFGRFGFNGINGVHRRHQESLHMRRRVQDPPIIHELKVSLEEIYHGSTKRMKITRRRLSADGRTTRTEDKILNIVIKRGWKEGTKITFPKEGDATPDNIPADIVFILRDKPHPHFKRDGTNVVYTANISLKEALCGCTVNIPTIDGRVIPLPCNDIIKPGTVKRLRGEGLPFPKAPSQRGDLIVEFKIRFPDRIAPQTRQILKQHLPCS; the protein is encoded by the exons ATGGTGAAGGACTATTATAAGATTCTGGGCATCCAGACCGGCGCCAACGAAGATGAAATCAAGAAAGCCTATCGGAAAATGGCCCTGAAGTATCACCCCGATAAGAATAAAGACCCCAATGCTGAAGAGAAATTCAAGGAGATCGCGGAGGCTTACGATGTCCTGAATGACCCCAAGAAACGAGCCATTTATGACCAGTACGGGGAGGAAG gTCTCAAAACTGGAGGTGGCTCTTCGGGTGGCTCAGGGAACACTTCCCACTACACCTTCCATGGAGACCCTCATGCCACCTTCGCGTCCTTCTTTGGAGGCTCCAACCCTTTCGATGTCTTCTTCGCTAGCAGCCGCTCCCGGATATTCAATGGCTTTGACCAGGAAGACATGGAtcttgatgatgatgatgacccTTTCAGTGCCTTCGGCCGGTTTGGCTTCAATGGCATTAACGGGGTTCACCGTCGGCACCAAGAGTCCCTGCACATGCGGAGGAGGGTCCAAGACCCACCCATCATCCATGAGCTCAAGGTGTCCCTGGAAGAGATCTACCACGGCTCCACCAAGAGGATGAAGATCACACGCAGGAGACTCAGTGCTGATGGCCGGACCACGCGGACTGAGGACAAGATCCTAAACATTGTCATCAAACGGGGTTGGAAGGAGGGAACCAAAATCACATTCCCCAAAGAAGGGGACGCGACCCCAGACAACATCCCTGCCGACATCGTCTTCATCCTCAGGGACAAGCCTCATCCACACTTCAAGAGGGATGGGACGAATGTGGTCTACACGGCAAACATCAGTCTTAAAGAG GCCTTATGTGGCTGCACCGTGAACATTCCCACCATTGACGGGCGCGTGATCCCACTGCCCTGCAACGACATCATCAAGCCGGGGACAGTGAAGAGACTGCGTGGTGAGGGGCTGCCCTTCCCCAAGGCCCCCAGCCAGCGAGGAGACTTGATCGTGGAGTTCAAAATCCGCTTCCCAGACAGAATAGCTCCCCAGACGAGACAGATCCTCAAGCAGCACCTCCCGTGCTCCTAG